The genomic region AAACAGTAGAACAGGTTCTGGGGGGAGGCCACGGTCTGGAAACCCAGGGCTAAGTTGGCCAGAAGCTCCAAGCCTTTCCTCCTATCCTGTGTTTCCCAAAAAATGCGGCCACACACCCAGGGGCATGCCCAGGCCATAGACAAAAAGGGCTGTCACCAGGATGGCAAGCACCGCGGCATTGAGCAAAGACTCCAAGAGACTCCACTTTGGGTGGGCCATGCTGGAGACAAGAACCAGAAGAAAGCTCGAAAGCAAAAGGCCCAGGGGCCTTAGGGCAAGGCCAAAGAAGAACACGGTCCCCAAGACCAAAAGCAGGGGGCGGCATTGAATTGCCTGTGCATCCTGGATCTGGGCAGAGTCTCTCCTCAAGGAGCGAAGACATACAACCACGCCTATCCCCAACAGGCAAAGGCTCACCATGAATGGGAAATACCCGGGACCCATTCGGGCCGCGGTTCCCATGGGGTAACCAAGGGAAAGCAGAAGCCCGGCCAGTGCGAACCCAATGAAGAGCAAACCTGAAAAGAGCTCTTTTCTGTGTTGGATCTTGATCTTCACACGTGAGTTGCTCCAGTTGCCCGGGAAATCCTGTTACTCAGGCTTGAATCCAGAGGCCTGGATAACAGGCACCCAGCGTTTTCTGTCCTCTTGGATTATTCTGGCAAACTCCTCTGGTGTTGTGCCCGTGGGATCCACCCCCAGCTCCTTGATCTTGGAGACCACATCCGGGCTCTTCATGGCTTCCATCACTGCCTTGCTCAGGCGATCCACCGTGTCTTTGGGGGTCTTGGCAGGCACCACCAGCCCGTTCCAGCCCACTCCCTGGATTTCGGGAAAACCCAGCTCCAGAAAGGTGGGGATCTGCGGATGCTTCCTGCTGGTGCCGGCTGTGGCCAGGATTCTTATCTTCTCGGGATGGTGGGGAGACTGGGCCTCGTAGGTGTCTATGCCCATGGGAATCTGGCCCCCCATCAAGGCAGTAACCAGAGGGGCTGAGCCATTATATGGCACGTGCACCAGTTCCACCCCGGCATACTTGCTCACCATGAGGCCGAAAAAGTGGGGAAGGCTTCCAGCAGCAGGAGAGCCGAAATTGGCCTCTTTGGGATGCTCCTTGATCCAATTTAAGAGCCCTTTGAAGTCCTTGACCGGTGAGGAAGCTGGAACCGA from bacterium harbors:
- a CDS encoding tripartite tricarboxylate transporter TctB family protein: MKIKIQHRKELFSGLLFIGFALAGLLLSLGYPMGTAARMGPGYFPFMVSLCLLGIGVVVCLRSLRRDSAQIQDAQAIQCRPLLLVLGTVFFFGLALRPLGLLLSSFLLVLVSSMAHPKWSLLESLLNAAVLAILVTALFVYGLGMPLGVWPHFLGNTG
- a CDS encoding Bug family tripartite tricarboxylate transporter substrate binding protein, which produces MKKLSRKLLFWSIGFMAGALAFVPASGSWAQGSGDTIKIVVPYPAGGGSDVVARILAEKLKTSLGRPVIVENKPGAGGRVGTEYAKGLPADGSSMLVVNPALFVVNPAVYSKLGYDPDKDFQPLSQITIYQFVLSVPASSPVKDFKGLLNWIKEHPKEANFGSPAAGSLPHFFGLMVSKYAGVELVHVPYNGSAPLVTALMGGQIPMGIDTYEAQSPHHPEKIRILATAGTSRKHPQIPTFLELGFPEIQGVGWNGLVVPAKTPKDTVDRLSKAVMEAMKSPDVVSKIKELGVDPTGTTPEEFARIIQEDRKRWVPVIQASGFKPE